From a single Candidatus Binatus sp. genomic region:
- a CDS encoding efflux RND transporter permease subunit yields MPSFSLRNPYTIIVGALVIVILGVTAFMKMPVDVFPNIKIPAVVVATFYQGMPPLDMEDNITFRYERFFTLGSNIEH; encoded by the coding sequence GTGCCAAGTTTCTCGTTGCGCAATCCGTACACAATCATCGTCGGAGCGCTTGTGATCGTGATTTTGGGGGTGACGGCATTCATGAAGATGCCGGTGGACGTATTCCCCAACATCAAGATTCCGGCGGTCGTTGTGGCGACCTTTTACCAGGGCATGCCGCCGCTGGACATGGAGGACAACATCACCTTCCGCTACGAGCGTTTCTTCACGCTCGGCAGCAACATCGAACATG